A region from the Actinoplanes sp. OR16 genome encodes:
- a CDS encoding mannose-1-phosphate guanylyltransferase gives MSDEQAVLYGVVLAGGTGTRLWPLSRAGHPKFLHPLTGTSASLLQATVDRLDTLASPDRTFVVTGVAHAAAVSRQLASVPEENVLVEPSPRDSCAAIALAAAVIARRDPEAIMGSFASDHLITDTGQFAAVIRKAMDGARQGLLMTLGITPTRPETGYGYLQCGGAAGDGPALRVEEFKEKPSYDVAESYVKSGNYLWNAGMFVWRVDVFLAELARQQPQLASGVSRIASAWDTAAREEVLGEVWPTLPRISVDYAVMEGAAAVGRVGTVPGDFGWNDVGDFHTLGEVLTADPAGNVIVGQDGARERPTVLLREAENLVVLPSSGRLVAAMGVRDLIIVDTPDAVLVCPRERAQEVKHLVDELKELGHHGYI, from the coding sequence ATGAGCGACGAACAGGCTGTGCTTTATGGCGTGGTTCTCGCCGGAGGCACCGGAACCCGTCTCTGGCCACTGTCCCGAGCCGGTCATCCGAAGTTTCTTCACCCTCTGACCGGTACCTCGGCCTCTTTGCTGCAGGCCACGGTGGATCGGCTGGACACTCTCGCCTCACCCGATCGGACGTTCGTCGTGACCGGTGTGGCGCACGCCGCGGCGGTCTCCCGGCAGCTGGCCTCGGTTCCCGAGGAGAACGTGCTCGTCGAGCCGTCCCCGCGGGACTCGTGCGCGGCGATCGCCCTGGCCGCCGCGGTGATCGCCCGGCGCGACCCGGAAGCGATCATGGGTTCGTTCGCGTCCGATCACCTGATCACGGATACGGGTCAGTTCGCCGCGGTGATCCGCAAGGCGATGGACGGCGCCCGGCAGGGCCTGCTCATGACGCTGGGCATCACCCCGACGCGCCCGGAGACGGGATACGGCTATCTCCAGTGTGGCGGAGCGGCCGGCGACGGTCCGGCGCTGCGGGTCGAGGAGTTCAAGGAGAAGCCGTCGTACGACGTCGCCGAGAGCTACGTGAAGTCCGGCAACTACCTGTGGAACGCCGGCATGTTCGTCTGGCGGGTCGACGTCTTCCTGGCCGAGCTGGCCCGGCAGCAGCCGCAGCTCGCCTCCGGCGTCAGCAGGATCGCCTCGGCCTGGGACACGGCGGCCCGGGAGGAGGTGCTCGGCGAGGTGTGGCCGACCCTGCCCCGGATCTCGGTGGACTACGCGGTGATGGAGGGCGCGGCCGCCGTCGGGCGGGTCGGCACGGTTCCCGGCGACTTCGGCTGGAACGACGTCGGCGACTTCCACACCCTCGGTGAGGTGCTGACCGCCGACCCGGCCGGCAACGTGATCGTCGGCCAGGACGGCGCGCGCGAACGGCCGACGGTGCTGCTGCGCGAGGCGGAGAACCTCGTGGTGCTGCCGTCGTCGGGCCGGCTGGTGGCCGCCATGGGCGTCCGCGACCTGATCATCGTGGACACCCCGGACGCCGTGCTGGTCTGCCCCCGGGAGCGGGCGCAGGAGGTCAAGCACCTGGTGGACGAGCTCAAGGAGCTCGGCCACCACGGTTACATCTAG
- a CDS encoding NUDIX hydrolase, protein MSELYDDTARILSSWVATSEEAELARKRTLDLLADGPEAMTRAHRAGHVTASALIVDDAGRVLLCLHGRLGMWMQLGGHCEAGDSTLAGAALREATEESGIAGLVIDPEPIDIDIHEVRCGAADGAPAEPSVHFDVRFLLRSPAGATEQISEESADLAWFAPDALPSPLASGTVRQIAPALARL, encoded by the coding sequence GTGAGCGAGCTCTACGACGACACGGCCCGGATCCTCAGCTCCTGGGTGGCCACCTCGGAGGAGGCCGAGCTCGCCCGCAAGCGGACCCTCGACCTGCTGGCCGACGGCCCGGAGGCGATGACCCGTGCGCACCGGGCCGGGCACGTCACGGCCAGCGCCCTGATCGTCGACGACGCCGGCCGGGTGCTGCTCTGCCTGCACGGCCGGCTCGGCATGTGGATGCAGCTCGGCGGCCACTGCGAGGCCGGCGACAGCACGCTGGCCGGCGCCGCCCTGCGCGAGGCCACCGAGGAGTCCGGCATCGCCGGGCTGGTGATCGACCCGGAGCCGATCGACATCGACATCCACGAGGTGCGGTGCGGTGCGGCCGACGGCGCGCCGGCCGAGCCCTCGGTCCACTTCGACGTGCGGTTCCTGCTGCGCAGCCCGGCCGGCGCGACCGAGCAGATCAGCGAGGAGTCCGCCGATCTCGCCTGGTTCGCACCGGACGCGCTGCCGAGCCCGCTGGCGTCCGGAACGGTGCGCCAGATCGCTCCGGCGCTGGCCCGCCTCTAG